One window of the Pieris brassicae chromosome 2, ilPieBrab1.1, whole genome shotgun sequence genome contains the following:
- the LOC123720590 gene encoding tubulin-specific chaperone E gives MVGAMPVNLIPKFCNSAMNSHNGDDDEMQVTIGCRIKSNDDFGTVKYIGDVQGYKGTWYGVEWDNIERGKHDGSLDGIQYFKTTRPEAGSFIRPNKVSPMRTCAEAIQKYYGDREDETVAAHRRTVINEWKREMGAPFIEMVGFEKIHQKQKFDRLQEVCVHDQNVSKAGDLATLCPNVRSLDVSQNLFANWREVINISAQLPELNELNISKNRMAIDIPVETMLHLSINFANLEKLNISVCDYNWFDLLALSHLWPNINEIIAAYNRIKEITPPDVSLSTLSVLRLDGNPIDSWEEIVHLGRLRKLKVLSLNDCLIESIRFNNDPGNAKDLFENLEVLFLNRNRIRDWQSVSELNKLKNLKKLYFLKNPIQDSEDYDTGSQLIIAKIGTLQELNGTIITRESRRGAEYDYLKRYGAEWKLAQSDTCKKKAFDLEHNRFQELIDKYGIPDDSLLVKQQKNMTLTSQLLEVTLQDENGKVLKKKFPSTMAVQKLVTLAQRLFSKGNTKHPTLHLLYDKDNGSEMELDNVMKDLAYFSVKSGDAIIVRFR, from the exons ATGGTGGGCGCAATGCCTGTAAATTTAATaccaaaattttgtaatagtGCAATGAACAGTCATAATGGTGACGATGATGAAATGCAGGTGACGATCGGTTGTAGGATCAAGAGTAATGATGATTTTGGTACTGTTAAGTACATAGGTGATGTCCAAGGATATAAAGGCACCTGGTATGGAGTCGAATGGGATAACATAGAACGTGGAAAGCACGACGGAAGTCTTGACGGTATCCAATACTTCAAAACAACTCGACCAGAAGCAGGGTCATTCATCCGCCCTAATAAAGTTTCTCCTATGAGAACCTGTGCTGAAGCCATACAAAAGTACTATGGCGATCGTGAG gATGAGACAGTAGCTGCTCATCGCAGAACTGTGATCAATGAATGGAAAAGAGAAATGGGTGCACCATTTATTGAAATGGTTGGTTTTGAAAAGATACATCAAAAGCA AAAGTTTGACCGTCTTCAAGAAGTGTGTGTTCACGATCAGAATGTTTCAAAGGCTGGTGACCTAGCAACTCTGTGTCCAAATGTGAGAAGTCTTGATGTGTCACAAAATCTATTTGCAAACTGGCGGGAAGTGATTAATATATCTGCACAGCTACCTGAATTGAATGAATTGAATATcag CAAAAACCGTATGGCAATTGACATACCCGTAGAAACAATGCTACATCTCTCTATTAATTTTGCAAATTTAGAAAAGCTCAACATATCTGTTTGTGACTACAATTGGTTTGATCTTCTTGCACTCTCGCACCTTTGGCCCAATATCAATGAAATCATAGCTGCATATAATAGGATCAAAGAAATAACGCCACCAGATGTCAGTTTGAGCACTTTATCAGTTTTACGCTTAGATGGCAACCCTATTGATTCATGGGAAGAAATTGTTCATTTGGGAagattaagaaaattgaaagTTCTTAGTTTAAATGATTGTTTGATTGAAAGTATCCGGTTTAACAATGACCCTGGCAATGCAAAAGATCTATTTGAAAATTTGGAGGTTTTGTTCTTAAACAGAAATCGAATTCGTGAT TGGCAGTCAGTTAGTGAATTGAACAAATTAAAGAATCTCAAAAAGCTTTACTTCCTGAAGAACCCAATACAAGACTCTGAAGACTATGACACTGGCTCACAACTGATTATCGCTAAAATTGGGACTTTACAG GAACTAAATGGAACAATAATAACTCGTGAGTCACGCCGTGGAGCCGAATATGACTATTTGAAACGCTATGGAGCGGAATGGAAACTAGCGCAAAGTGACACTTGCAAGAAAAAGGCTTTTGACTTGGAGCACAATCGTTTTCAGGAGCTAATTGATA AATATGGCATTCCCGATGACAGTCTGCTTGTTAAGCAACAGAAGAACATGACACTGACATCACAACTTTTGGAAGTTACTTTACAAGATGAAAATGGCAAAGTATTGAAAAAGAAATTTCCCTCAACAATGGCAGTACAAAAATTGGTTACACTCGCTCAACGACTTTTCTCAAAAGGCAACACCAAACATCCAACTTTACACCTTCTATATGATAAAGATAATGGCTCAGAAATGGAACTGGACAATGTGATGAAAGATCTAGCTTACTTTTCAGTTAAAAGTGGTGATGCAATAATTGTCAGATTTAGATAA